Sequence from the Nocardioides exalbidus genome:
TCCCGGACGGCACGCCCGTGAGCTGCGCGGCTCGGCTGACGGTGTACACCCATCCAGAATAGGCCCAGCGCGGCCGGTGGGCAGCCGTTGAGGCACGCATGCGGGCGCGCCCACCGTGGACAATCCCTGGACAGTTTCCGAATGCCTGTGCGGAGCCACCGAGCCGGTCCCCCGGCATGGGTCAGGACCTTGCAGTGCACGAACCTGAGGGTTCCGGGAGGGCGCGAGCGCGACACAGGATGACGGGCATGATCTCCCTCGGGCGGGTCCTCGCGACCTCGGCACGCGCACTGTTCGTCACCGGCGCCCTCGTCGCCGTCTCCTCCGGAGCGGCGCACGCCGACTCGTCGTGGAGCGGCACGCTGACGTCCGGCATCTCGGCCATCCCGGTCGGCACGGAGAGCCGCACCGGCTACGACCGCGACCTGTTCGACCACTGGGTCGACGCCGACGGCGACGGGTGCGACACCCGCAACGAGGTGCTGGTCTCCGAGGCGGAGGACGCTCCGACGGTGGGATCGTCGTGCAGCTTGGGCGGCGGCCGGTGGTACTCCTACTACGACGGCGCCTCCCAGACCTCGGCCTCCGCGCTCGACATCGACCACATGGTCCCGCTCGCCGAGGCCTGGGACTCCGGGGCCGGTGGCTGGTCGGCCTCCCGGCGCGAGGCGTACGCCAACGACCTCGGCGACAGCCGGTCCCTGGTCG
This genomic interval carries:
- a CDS encoding HNH endonuclease family protein; translation: MISLGRVLATSARALFVTGALVAVSSGAAHADSSWSGTLTSGISAIPVGTESRTGYDRDLFDHWVDADGDGCDTRNEVLVSEAEDAPTVGSSCSLGGGRWYSYYDGASQTSASALDIDHMVPLAEAWDSGAGGWSASRREAYANDLGDSRSLVGVTASLNRSKGDQDVAEWLPPINECRYVKEWVAVKIRWGLTADSSEKSALSSVASGCTDSAITVTVVS